From a region of the Sporosarcina ureilytica genome:
- a CDS encoding metal ABC transporter substrate-binding protein: MMKKLFKAGIVTILATFLLVACGNQNEKTESGSDKIQAIATFSIIHDIVSEIGGEHVDVHSMVPIGTDPHEYEPLPVDIKKATDADALFYNGLNLEGEEHGWFFKLVDSVGADKNKVFELMEGVEPLYLTSDDGSEKEVNPHAFLDPIVVIQMTENARDALIEVDPENKAHYEKKAEQLLEKLRALDEEYKTKIAEIPDERRVLVTSERAYQYMAERYGLKEGYIWEVDTEENGSPAQIKSLVSFVKENNVPALFVETNVDPRPMETVSNETGVPIAAKLFSDELGRQGADGSTVISFLQYNIDTIYEHLKE, encoded by the coding sequence CAATCCTAGCAACATTTTTACTTGTTGCGTGCGGCAATCAAAATGAAAAGACAGAAAGCGGTTCTGATAAAATTCAGGCGATCGCAACCTTCTCGATTATCCATGATATCGTTTCTGAAATCGGCGGCGAACATGTGGATGTGCACAGTATGGTACCTATCGGAACGGACCCGCATGAATATGAACCGTTACCGGTAGACATTAAAAAAGCCACTGACGCAGATGCATTATTTTACAACGGATTAAATCTAGAAGGTGAAGAACATGGTTGGTTTTTTAAACTGGTTGACTCCGTTGGTGCAGACAAAAACAAAGTTTTCGAACTGATGGAAGGTGTTGAACCACTCTACTTAACATCTGATGATGGTTCTGAAAAAGAAGTAAATCCCCACGCCTTTCTTGACCCAATTGTTGTCATTCAAATGACGGAAAATGCAAGGGACGCATTGATTGAAGTCGATCCTGAAAATAAAGCACACTACGAAAAAAAAGCTGAACAATTATTAGAAAAACTACGTGCGCTGGACGAAGAATACAAAACAAAAATTGCCGAAATACCAGATGAACGCAGAGTACTTGTAACGAGCGAACGTGCTTATCAATATATGGCAGAGCGTTATGGATTAAAAGAAGGCTATATTTGGGAAGTGGATACTGAAGAAAACGGATCCCCCGCCCAAATTAAATCACTAGTTTCGTTCGTAAAAGAAAATAATGTTCCAGCATTATTCGTCGAAACAAATGTTGACCCTCGACCGATGGAGACTGTTTCCAATGAAACTGGCGTACCAATCGCCGCTAAACTCTTTTCAGATGAACTTGGCCGTCAAGGTGCAGATGGAAGTACAGTCATTAGCTTTTTACAATATAATATTGATACGATTTATGAGCATTTAAAGGAGTAA
- a CDS encoding undecaprenyl-diphosphate phosphatase: MDLFELIKALILGFVEGMTEFAPVSSTGHLIIVDDMWLKSQEFLGKYPANTFKIVIQLGSILAVVVVFWKRLFSLVGLYKIDGKKMNKRFNLMHVIVGMLPAVVLGFAFKDLIDDYLFRVETVIAALIVGALLMIAADKLGPKYPKVKTLDQITYKQAFTVGLVQCLSLWPGFSRSGATISGGVLFGMNHRTAADFTFIMAVPIMMGASLVSVLKNWEHMEMDYLSFYVVGFISAFVFALISIRFFLALISKVKLMPFAIYRIVLAVILAIIVFL, translated from the coding sequence ATGGACTTATTCGAGTTAATTAAGGCGTTAATTTTAGGGTTTGTAGAGGGAATGACGGAGTTTGCGCCGGTTTCATCAACAGGTCACCTCATTATTGTGGATGATATGTGGTTGAAATCCCAAGAGTTTCTAGGAAAATATCCAGCGAATACATTTAAAATCGTCATTCAATTAGGGTCAATTCTAGCCGTCGTTGTCGTATTTTGGAAGCGATTATTTAGTTTGGTCGGATTGTATAAAATCGACGGCAAAAAGATGAATAAACGATTCAATTTAATGCATGTTATCGTTGGGATGTTACCAGCAGTTGTATTAGGATTTGCGTTCAAAGACTTAATTGATGATTATTTATTCCGCGTAGAAACGGTCATTGCAGCGTTAATTGTTGGAGCATTATTGATGATTGCTGCGGATAAACTGGGTCCGAAATATCCGAAAGTGAAGACGTTGGATCAAATTACTTATAAACAAGCATTTACAGTTGGGCTTGTACAATGTTTATCATTATGGCCAGGTTTTTCGCGTTCAGGAGCAACGATTTCAGGTGGGGTATTATTCGGAATGAATCACCGGACGGCTGCAGATTTTACATTCATCATGGCAGTTCCGATTATGATGGGCGCAAGTCTCGTTTCTGTATTAAAAAACTGGGAACATATGGAGATGGACTATCTATCTTTTTATGTTGTAGGATTTATTAGTGCGTTTGTATTTGCACTCATTTCTATTCGTTTTTTCTTAGCATTAATATCAAAAGTGAAACTAATGCCGTTTGCGATTTATCGTATTGTTTTAGCAGTAATCTTAGCGATTATCGTATTTTTATAA
- a CDS encoding DedA family protein: MENWITEFMSEFGYIGVLLLIMLENIFPPIPSEVILTFGGFMTTYSNMTVVGVIIAATIGSVVGAMILYSIGLIIDVRRLEKIVDRWGKYLRLTRKDIHRADAWFDKYGPWTVFFCRLIPLIRSLISIPAGMSNMNFPLFILLTTLGSLLWNGILVMVGVSVGENWQSIVTYMDVFSNIVYILIGLSGLLVIFWYIRFRRKRA, from the coding sequence GTGGAAAATTGGATTACTGAATTTATGAGTGAATTTGGTTATATTGGTGTCTTATTATTAATTATGTTGGAGAATATTTTTCCGCCAATTCCCTCAGAAGTCATTTTAACTTTTGGCGGTTTTATGACGACCTATTCAAATATGACGGTCGTTGGTGTGATTATTGCCGCAACAATAGGCTCCGTCGTTGGCGCTATGATTTTATATAGTATCGGGTTGATCATTGATGTTCGTCGACTCGAAAAAATCGTGGATCGATGGGGAAAGTATTTACGCCTGACACGCAAAGATATACATCGTGCGGATGCATGGTTTGATAAATACGGACCGTGGACTGTCTTCTTTTGTCGATTAATTCCGCTTATCCGCAGTTTAATTTCAATACCTGCCGGGATGTCCAATATGAATTTCCCGTTATTTATTTTGTTGACGACTCTGGGAAGTTTGTTATGGAATGGAATTCTCGTGATGGTTGGTGTTTCCGTCGGAGAAAATTGGCAGTCGATTGTAACCTATATGGATGTTTTTTCAAATATTGTTTATATATTAATAGGATTAAGCGGTCTGTTGGTTATATTTTGGTATATCCGATTCCGCAGAAAGAGAGCTTAA